TTCAGTTCCAGGATTTCGTCAACGAAAGCAAAGGGGAACTTCTGGGGAAGAACTTCGTGGCAAACATCTTCGCCGTAGAGAACGCCTTCTTTATCAGATTTTTTCAAAGAGTCCAGCAGAGACATAGGGAATTAACCTCTCCATGATTTGTCGGTGGGAAACATGCCCACCATTTGTGATTTCGATTCTGACTCTGGGAAGAGCCGGACAGATAAATGTGATATCGCCAATTAAATCTAGTATTTTATGCATGGCAGGTTCATTTGCCACACGGAAATCCTTGGATGTTGCAGCCCCGTCCAGGGAATTCAGCAACATTCCGCAGGATTCATCTACCCCGCCCAGCATGCCAGCGGCCTTCGCCTGTTCAAATTCTTCGGCAGAAATGAAGGTGCGGGCCATGAAAATCTGGAACAGGTTTTCCGGCGAATAAATACTGACAGCGGCGGCAGACTGCAGGTCGCAAGCATCCCCGCGGCTCTTGCTGCGGTCCAGAACGTATTCCACCTCGAAAGTTTCAGCAGGACAAATACGAACATGACCGAAAGTCCGTTCAGAACCGTCAGAAGCCTTAGCCGTCAGGTCCCATTCCGCCTTCACAGGAGCATCATAAAACACAAGGGCTTCCGGCTCCCCCGCTGCTCGACGCAGGCCATAGAAGAAGGGCGCCGCAGAACCATCCATCAAAGGCACTTCCGCACCCATAATGTTCACGTTAAACCTGCGGCCAGGCCACATCAAGAATACGGGAGCCAAATGTTCCGGGCTGGCAATAGCGCCAGCATTCAGCCCCACCGCATGAGCACGGCCCTCATCCTCGTAAGAATAAATAGCCGTACGTGCTGCGCCAAACTTCAGGTCAGAAAAAATCTTGCAGAGATCCGTGCGGTAAACTTCGCGACCGTCCACACTCCAAACCACACGGGGCTTGTGGGTAGGATCCCTTTCCAGAACATCCACCGTTACCTTGGCATTCTTATTGCTCAAGGACGGAGATTCAAATTCAAAATGCTGAGCGTTCGTCATAAAATCATTCTATCGAAATGGATTTGATATATTCCGGAGCGAAATCAACCCCATTGGACCAGGTAATCGTATTTGCCTGCACCTTGAAATCACGAAATAAATTCAAATCCAAAAGATTGCGAATAATAGGTCTTACATCCTTTTGGATTGTTTCCCTGAAATCAGCAAAGGCCGTAACTCCGTCGTTAAACGAAACCTTGATTCTGTAATCAGCAATATATTCGGCCTTTACTACATGCAGCATTTTATACCAACGGGTCTATCTTCAGTCATATTCAATGTAGTTAAATCAAAGACGCCTTCCAAGTCATTATACAACGCATGGAAGTGTGGAGGCACATGATCATTGAAATACATCTGTATAACAATCCCAAGAAAACGGCATAATTCAGGCATTTTTACTCCTTTTTATAAACAAAAAAGCCGTATTTCTAAAAACCCGAGAACTGTTTTAAAGTTCTCTTTTGAGGATATAAAAAACACGGCTTGTTGCGAAAGTTGGTCCGCAACCATTGTCTGTCAGAACAAATATTCTAAAAAGCGGATATCAAAAGAAGACGTTCGATAAAATTCACAAACTTACTTCGCCTTGTACTTGGCGCGTTTTTCGGCGACCACATTTGCAGGGACTTTC
This portion of the Fibrobacter sp. UWEL genome encodes:
- a CDS encoding DUF4160 domain-containing protein, whose amino-acid sequence is MPELCRFLGIVIQMYFNDHVPPHFHALYNDLEGVFDLTTLNMTEDRPVGIKCCM
- a CDS encoding UDP-3-O-acyl-N-acetylglucosamine deacetylase: MTNAQHFEFESPSLSNKNAKVTVDVLERDPTHKPRVVWSVDGREVYRTDLCKIFSDLKFGAARTAIYSYEDEGRAHAVGLNAGAIASPEHLAPVFLMWPGRRFNVNIMGAEVPLMDGSAAPFFYGLRRAAGEPEALVFYDAPVKAEWDLTAKASDGSERTFGHVRICPAETFEVEYVLDRSKSRGDACDLQSAAAVSIYSPENLFQIFMARTFISAEEFEQAKAAGMLGGVDESCGMLLNSLDGAATSKDFRVANEPAMHKILDLIGDITFICPALPRVRIEITNGGHVSHRQIMERLIPYVSAGLFEKI
- a CDS encoding DUF2442 domain-containing protein, giving the protein MLHVVKAEYIADYRIKVSFNDGVTAFADFRETIQKDVRPIIRNLLDLNLFRDFKVQANTITWSNGVDFAPEYIKSISIE